One window from the genome of Megalobrama amblycephala isolate DHTTF-2021 linkage group LG4, ASM1881202v1, whole genome shotgun sequence encodes:
- the LOC125267175 gene encoding vegetative cell wall protein gp1-like gives MSPPQSPHQPMSPPQGPLKPTSPLQPMYPLQHMSPLQSPHQPTSPPQSPLKPTSPLQPMSSLQNLLQNSLQPMSPPQSPHQPMSPPQSPLQPTIPLQPMNPLQPMSPLQSLPQLSCHRLRLLHCGGLRCCGGPQQSTPTHGSTPEPASGHETAPTHETVPEPAPARESTPEPVLTHESTPEPASAHESIPEPAPAHESTPEPVLTHESTPEPASAHGSTPEPAPAHESTPEPSPAPEPSPVTCELPVCSDMTTEVVPKFPVYPDVNTVVVPELPVCLDVATEVVNELSSRTEMTQEVNLEHPAGPVMIIEDTLELTVGFYMVPEANTNLFVLYVSVLISCGGLQFHQTPP, from the coding sequence ATGAGTCCACCCCAGAGCCCACATCAACCCATGAGTCCACCCCAGGGCCCACTAAAGCCcacgagtccgctccagcccatgTATCCACTCCAGCAcatgagtccactccagagcccacaTCAACCCACGAGTCCACCCCAGAGCCCACTAAAGCCcacgagtccgctccagcccatgagttcGCTCCAAAACCTGCTCCAGAACTCACTCCAGCCCATGAGTCCACCCCAGAGCCCACATCAACCGATGAGTCCACCCCAGAGCCCACTACAGCCCACGATtccgctccagcccatgaatccactccagcccatgagtccactccagagcctgccTCAGCTTAGTTGTCATCGGCTCCGCCTGCTCCACTGTGGTGGTCTGCGCTGTTGTGGTGGTCCACAACAGTCCACTCCAACCCATgggtccactccagagcccgcctcAGGTCATGAGACCGCTCCAACCCATGAGACCGTTCCagaacccgctccagcccgtgagtccactccagagcccgtttTAACccatgagtccactccagagcctgcttCAGCCCATGAGTCTATTCCAGAacccgctccagcccatgagtccactccagagcctgtTTTAACccatgagtccactccagaaccTGCTTCAGCCCATgggtccactccagagcccgctccagcccatgagtccactccagaaccCTCTCCTGCCCCAGAGCCCAGTCCTGTGACCTGCGAACTTCCTGTCTGTTCTGACATGACCACTGAGGTTGTCCCCAAGTTTCCAGTCTACCCTGATGTGAACACTGTGGTCGTTCCTGAGCTGCCTGTCTGCCTCGACGTGGCCACAGAGGTTGTTAATGAACTTTCTTCCAGGACTGAGATGACCCAAGAGGTCAACCTTGAACACCCTGCTGGTCCTGTTATGATCATTGAGGACACCCTTGAGCTCACTGTTGGGTTTTACATGGTGCCTGAGGCCAACACGAACCTCTTTGTGCTTTATGTTTCAGTTTTGATCAGCTGTGGTGGTCTTCAGTTCCACCAGACTCCGCCTTAG